The Streptomyces rubrogriseus genomic sequence GCGGCCAACGTCGTCACCAACTGCGTCGGCGCCGCCCTCGCCGGCTACGCCCTGGCCCGCCTGCGCTACCGCGGCCGGCGCGTCGCCACCCTGGTGTTCATCCTGGCCATGCTCGTGCCGGTGGAGGGCATCATCATCGCCCAGTTCACCACCATGCGGGAGCTGGGCCTCAACAACACCCTGATCGGCGTGGTGCTCCCGGGCTGCGTCAGCGCCCTGAACGTGCTGCTGATGCGCAACGCCTTCCTCAACCTCCCCTACGAGATCGAGGAGGCCGCCTTCGTCGACGGCGCCAACGTCTGGCAGCGGTTCTACCGGATCGCGCTGCCCGCGGTGAAGGGCACCCTGGCCGTCGTCGCGATCTTCGCTTTCATGGGCGCCTGGGACGACTTCCTGTGGCCCCTGATCGTGCTGAGCGACCCGTCCAAGTTCACCCTGACCATCGGCCTGAACTACCTGCACGGCACCTTCGCCAACGACGAACGCCTCGTCGCCGCCGGCACGATCATCGCCGTGGCGCCGCTCATCGTCCTCTTCGCCTGCCTCCAGCGGTACTTCTTCCGCGGCGTGGGCGAGGGCGCCGTCAAGGGCTGAACCACCCGCTTCCCCCTCTCAAGGACACCGCATGCCTTCTGCCGTGCGCTTCGGCGTCAACTACACCCC encodes the following:
- a CDS encoding carbohydrate ABC transporter permease; its protein translation is MSTAEKTRPAERTRAVDRERKREPRITDEHGRRVRGWELALRYLLLLGVLALTIGPFLWQLSTSLKGPTEDIFSSPPKFLPSDPTLHNYERVADTIPVWDYALNSLKVAAANVVTNCVGAALAGYALARLRYRGRRVATLVFILAMLVPVEGIIIAQFTTMRELGLNNTLIGVVLPGCVSALNVLLMRNAFLNLPYEIEEAAFVDGANVWQRFYRIALPAVKGTLAVVAIFAFMGAWDDFLWPLIVLSDPSKFTLTIGLNYLHGTFANDERLVAAGTIIAVAPLIVLFACLQRYFFRGVGEGAVKG